The genomic DNA AGAAACTTACGTCTTGTGTGCAAGTAGCTGTGGTACAACCCATAATTAGGTCTTCTAATCCCGAACCAGACGACCGACCTCTTAATTGCTGCTGctatcattttatatatacgaATACTCACTTTTCTTATGTCATAATACTAAATAGCTAGTAACTAAACCATcctaacaaaaaataaacagaacatCCCACTAGCAAAGAGTTGGcaataaaataacatatgtaCGTATTATGTAGTTtgaatatgtatattataaacCCATTCACGCAAcccatttatgtttttttacttttgcaaGCTAATCTACTTTTTATGCGCCATGAGTTAtaatacaacaaatatgaaCAAGAATTGATCTTGTGATATATTGCATGAATTACTTTTTTGCATGAGCCTGTAGATCCAAAAtcattagtttttatttaaatgagTGGTTATGATTAAATATGTCCAAGACGACCACAAGAAacactactatatatataatcccaTGCACGTTCGCGTGCATTGACTTTACTAGATTTTAGCTTATTTGGAGGAATGAATTTTTCGCGTTTGATTATTAAAGGAAAATTAATTTACCTGAAAGGGCATAGTACTTGTGACATTAAAGATTGACTCATGTTGCGATGTGATAGTAGGGGTCATCGGATATGATGATATGTGAAATTCTCTTCTATCTCCgatttgatgatgttgattaTGATCATGAATCATATGATGAGATGACActgatgatgttgttgatggtCTTATGATCCCATCATGTACTTCCTCGCACGTGCCAGACACACGCTGGTTTTCTCTTCCCTTTGAAGCTTCGGCTGTCCCCTTGATTACATACATGTTAATtgccaacaacaaaaaatgtttgttaAACACTCATTTGTTGCATTAAGACTACCTCAATATATTTTACGTAACAAGTTGAGCATTAGTTAGAGAAGAAATGTACCGTAAAATTAGagaaaagtaatatatatatattttagtatatatatacctcatCAAAGCCTCTTGTATAGGGATTCGTCCTAACCCTAGAAACGACGTCACCGGAGCCAAGACTCTGCAACGCTGCAGCTACGCCGGAGATCTCATCACCGACACCAATTCCAGTCACCTCCTTGGAACCATGATGATCAGACCAATGAATATTACTAACACATTGTCTAGGTTGTGTCTGATAAAAGATCTTAGATACTACAagctctccttctctctcttcctcattAATCCCCAAATGATATTGATGCATTACCCAATTTGTTTTCTCCGGTCGTCGGTTCTTGCCGAAGTTTGTGTAGAGTACTAATATCTTCTTGCATCCTCTTTGTTGACCGTTGGTCATAACCGGTCTTGTCTTTCCCGTTTTGTGCCACCTGGTTTCTGATGAACCGGTTAACTCGGAGCCGTGATCTGTTTGGATGATTTTGCGTCGTTTTCTTGTTCCGGTTGTGTAAGCTCTCGATGGCTTGTGGAAGAAGTGTTTGCTCAAGCCATCTCTTGTCACTCCTAATtgcaagaaaaagaataaaaataattttgaattgaatttctaaaattagTGTAAGAGGAGCAagttatactattatttatgaGGAAACTTGGTTTCCAAAGTTGGGTCACCAAACATTATCCAAGATCCcgatactactactacttcaaGTTGCATGCACATACTTTggtacatatttatatataataagtatgAACTAAGAAGTTACCCAATTATAAAAAGATATTAAGAAGACTtcttcaaacaaaagaaactaagatGCATCGCATCAGTTCTTTTGTTTTCGTAAGAAGTTTCGTTGAaaagttgtgtttcttttttacaCCAAATCATAtcgatacaatatatataggaataggagttttacaaaaaaaaaaaaaaatataNNNNNNNNNNNNNNNNNNNNNNNNNNNNNNNNNNNNNNNNNNNNNNNNNNNNNNNNNNNNNNNNNNNNNNNNNNNNNNNNNNNNNNNNNNNNNNNNNNNNNNNNNNNNNNNNNNNNNNNNNNNNNNNNNNNNNNNNNNNNNNNNNNNNNNNNNNNNNNNNNNNNNNNNNNNNNNNNNNNNNNNNNNNNNNNNNNNNNNNNNNNNNNNNNNNNNNNNNNNNNNNNNNNNNNNNNNNNNNNNNNNNNNNNNNNNNNNNNNNNNNNNNNNNNNNNNNNNNNNNNNNNNNNNNNNNNNNNNNNNNNNNNNNNNNNNNNNNNNNNNNNNNNNNNNNNNNNNNNNNNNNNNNNNNNNNNNNNNNNNNNNNNNNNNNTAGGATGTTTCAAAAGAAATCACTTCTCCATTTAATTGATTATTACTAATAAAACTTATTATTGATTTAGTAgtataatacataaaatttgGTAATCACTACTacgttaaattttaattaattaataaatcaactatataataaatattaggataaaaagaaagaaaataaataaatttaatggaGTGGTGATTACCAATTAAATTGCTTGTATACAAAGcacaaaattattttcatcTCCTTAACTTCATAGAATCGTTCCATGCAGATCATATAGATATCGAGTTAACTTCAATAGTTTGTTATATCTAAAGAATTGATATATGAACCTGGAAGCTTCTGAGGATGAGTGTAGCATATCCCATCTTCTCCATCAATGGTGGGAATAAACTCATCGATTAGTGGATGAGACGATGACCATTTCTCATTTTTGTCTTTTCCCTTCACTTTTGCTTCTAAATGTTCTATAAGTTCTTGATCTGTCGGATCGAACTTCACTCCTGCCGGCAATCCAATCCaattctaaaaataacaaaagaaggCTGACCAAGtttaaagaaagaacaaaagaaaaaaaagtgacggatgatatcttttatttttatccttGGGAATATGTATGTAGGTGGGAATGGAATATTACTGGTTTAGTAGCAGCTTGAATCATGCGACCACATCCAGGACAATGTTTTGATCCgcaaagatgatgatgttctTCGAGCTTTGAATCTATGAGGTTAAATTTACTACTCTTCATTTCCTTTAGAACAATAGCTTAATGATTTATCTCGATATGAGAAAATGATCTGCAGTTTATAACAAAAAGATGTTTTCAAAGATATTGCCCGAGATACACAATTCCTATAGCGTAaccaaaagaagacaaaagataGTAAATGAATATAAAGATTCTTAGATTTTTACGTCAGTACGAGATCTACCGAAATTAAAagctaaaagaaagaaactgaaagaTGAGTTGATGTCATTAACATGCATATAGCTAGAGATTAATGATCACATAGGTACAATTGAAAAACatgacaaaagaaagaaagaaaaaaaaacaagaaaagaagaagtgaaaacaaatataaagatTACAGATCTACATGAGATCGACTGGATTAGAAAaggggagaggaagaagaatttgATAAAGACGGGAGTGATCTCAATATATATAGCAAAGAGAGATTTATATTAAGATAAGTATAATTGtgctttttaaattataatgatTGTTATTATCCCTCTTTGGTTCCAGAAGCGAGACACAGAAACACATGTAGATACGACTTTAAGTACAGAAAAAATCTATGTCAAGTAGataaagaaatgaagaagaatgaggaagAATTGAAGAAGAGTAAAGGAAATAAAAGGAGTTGAGACTGAAAAGGTTAAAACCCTagttttactctctctcttgtctttGTGCGACTCAACAGTCTCTTGaccaaactttttatttatatttctttttattttgtctatttATTTCTGTCTTAAGTAAAGTAAAGTGTAGTGTATTCTGTATTATTGTATTCATATTTAAGGCGGTCTGTATAATACAgtagcttttttcttttgttttgtcaagcTGCAAGTAGAGTTGTTGTACAAAAATATGCATATATGTTGCTTTTTGTGCAAACTATATTTGTATGACACATTTTACACATATCTGGCCATGTcgaccactttttttttttttttttagcaatgtgaagacataaatatatattatgaattgaTTTAAGTTTTAGTGGTAGTACTAAAAGATGTAATTTTTAGAGATGATGAAATGATCTATTATGATAATTTTTAGAGATGATGAAATCtaactttcttaaatttatataaattcgTATGTTTCTTaactgttgatttttttttttttgtgtgtgtttaaaataaacaatggaGTTATATTGAAAACGAAATATATAGGTGAATGGCTGAATCACTtttctaaaatctattttttaactttgtaaatttgtGACAATAAGAGAATTGTACTCATGTTTCCTACAATTTTGGGAACGGGTTTGTGATTGATGTATATATCtactaaagaaaaattaaagaaaaaatcatagaGGATCCATTCATAATTGTTCAAATCCTCTCCAACTTTGTTGAGGTTTTCCTCTCATTATGTCTTTACGTAAAATTTGATAGTATACGTACTATTCTATTACATCGATTATTGAGTATAAAATTAGTAAACCTTCTTTAACCTTTGTGGTCACGAAACTTTTTGAACATATATAGTTACGGGTTAATTTATGAGAAGCATATTTGttagtttaaaataaagaaggaaCATAGGAAAAGAACATAGGAAACAAAAGCAGTTAAGGATAATCTCTTTGAATTATAGGACAAGCacatgttttaacttttaagaatcttgttctttttttactttctttcacATTATTTGAAATATGCAATATACTAGTATAAgtaaatataagtatatatgcAGTAATATTCTTTGGACGTTTGAAACACGATGGTTTCTATTCTACACACTGTAGTAGGTCCAATGATGGTGTCGGGAGGATGGGGCCTAGCCGCAGATTTGTTTGAACAACAGATCAAACGGTCATCATTTATTTTCATCTAATGATTACACTATTAggtttctcatttttttctttcttctctttttctttgtaaagggaaaagaaaacaaagtaaacAATTCGGTGAGCAAGGCTACACCTACACAACGTATGTTATACTATATTAGCTGTATATATGCGcgcacattattattattttggatactgttttaaaaattggtaAGAGTTGTGCTTAAACTGCCAGACCTTTGATcatgatcagtttttttttttctttttttttctgttaattaTTTACTACGGATTTCTATAGATGTCACAATTCATAGTGTgcagtaaataaaataaataaaccatgGTATTTGGATTAATAATCTGTctaacaaattattataatcCAGTTGATGATCAAAAGCCTAGACATTATTAAAATATCTTTCAAACATAATAtgatcacacacacacacattattATAGTGGTGTTGCacactcaaaattcaaaaaccaagTGTGTGAATCTTTTTATCAACCTGTGACTTATATTGGGCTTTCACAATCGGCCAATTTCGTCCTTTTCAGAAATTTGATTTCAAATCCGGCCCAATAGGTATGTCCTACGTTATGTGTGTCGGGACTCTCACGGTCATGGACCTCACGGTGATGTATTGCAGGAGATCGATCTCAAAATACTGTGTAacgttttaatatatatatatatattttaattcaattttaatttgcGGGAGATTAGCGAATCATATGAAAGAAACGGAAATAACGGCCATAATTAATACAACTTCACTACTACTAGTTGCGATTCTCTGATTCGAAAGTGACCTGCAAGGCTGCAAATAAATGCACATTAGTTTCTGTCCATTACATAATTTAGCATTACGCAAGCTGTTTTCAAAAGTAGTATTACATATTTGTCATCACATAATGTATATACAATTGTTTTCTAATGTAAAACAACTAAGCAAGTATGTCATCTGATAACATTATATGAACTAATTAATAAGCTTTTTGTCAACTCTTATTATTTCATTTcaaatattatactattataattATAACCAGCAAATAGTTGcttgacaaacaacaaaaaacaatctCCAAATCGACGAAACACTATTAAACTAatacacaaaacattaaaaaaagagaTCAGCCGACATACACAATTTTGatttgtctttctctctttaaaaaGATTCTTCTTTAAAACTATAGGAATATTCTGAAATAGTGACTTCTCcacaaaaataagattttttaaaaaaaatttaaaaaattctgAACTTGTTTTGCAAGgtccaaaaattaatatgtcaATAAAAGGAAACTTGAaatttaatgaattaaaaaaaaagtcttgttCTAGAAGAATGTGAATCATCTTCTCCAAGTTTCAACGTTCGACTCTCTGTGATCTGATCGTcaccttttttatatatatatacacacgaGATTCCAGTAACCCAATTTAACATATACATACATGTAAatgtgtgtatatgtatataaatttttttattctcttttttatatCTTAAGCTTTCTTCAAATGCCCACCACCTGTTCGATTAAATTCCtcatctaaaccaaaaaaaaagcttcaactttcttctttctctctcaattggtctctcactctctctctcaccctcTTCTGATTTGTTTAGTCTGACTCATTTTGTTACACTCCTACAAAAACGGGTTGCCTTGTATTGGATCAACGTGTTGATTTTGCCCTTCTTCGTTtcaaaagattggatttttttcGTCACCCATTGAAGAAGTTTCCTTGATCTGATTTGATTGTCTTCCTTCCTTCCGTTATGACTAGTCCGAGAAGTAACAAGCCTAAGATCGTCAACGGTCCTGGTGGTTATATTTTACAAGACGTTCCTCATCTCATCGATTACCTTCCTGATCTTCCTGTATGTGTTCACTCTgatctttttgattttgattaatattttctcgATCTGCACAAAAGAGATCGAATCTGTGATCGCTCTAGTTAATTAAAGGAGGAACCTTTAGCTTTGATCTGTTTcatagttttgactttttttgaGTATGTATAGTGGTTTGATTCTTTTCCCATGTTTTTGCAGACTTATACGAATCCATTGCAAGACAATCCAGCTTACTCAGTGGTTAAGTAAGTATCCTTCACCTATTTCAAACGTTTTGATTCACAtttgaatgttttttaaaatatattttgtcttcAATTTATCAGGCAATACTTTGTTGATGCAGACGACAGTGTTCCTGAGAAGGTAATTTCATCAAGAGACAAGTTATGTTAGTTGATTATGTCTTTCTTAAATGTAAAGGTTTTAACAGTAGACTGCTCTCGTTTCTTTTCCTCTTGTTATTCAGGTTGTTGTTCACAAGGATGGTCCAAGAGGAATACATTTTAGACGCGCTGGTCCACGTCAGAAGGTTTACTTTGAGTCTGATGAAGTGCACGCTTGCATAGTTACATGTGGAGGTCTCTGTCCTGGTCTCAATACCGTCATTAGAGAAATCGTTAGCAGCTTATCGTACATGTATGGAGTAAAGAAAATTCTTGGAATTGATGTGAGTTTTTGTGAATCACTGTTAATATCTTCATTTTACGGTTTGGTTTTTCATAACTATTGTACTTATGATTCTCATTTGTGGAACTCTTTTAGGGTGGATACAGAGGATTCTACGCCAAGAATACTATCCCCTTAAACTCTAAAGTTGTGAATGATATCCATAAGCGAGGAGGAACAATCCTCGGGACTTCAAGAGGTGGACACGATACCACAAAGATAGTTGATAGCATTCAAGATCGAGGAATCAATCAGGTTCGAGAAGAACACACAGCCACTGTTTTTAACTTTGTATGAAGAAAAGTTAATCAACCTGTTCTTGATGTAGTTTTTGTCATCATTTAGGTTTATATTATTGGAGGAGATGGAACACAGCGAGGTGCTTCTGTAATATTTGAGGTATATACTATTAGAATAGTAGTTGTAAGTTTTAAACAATCAACAACTGAACCTAAATTGTATAAATCCATGTAGGAAATTAGAAGGCGTGGACTTAAAGTTGCTGTGGTTGGAATTCCAAAAACGATCGATAACGATATTCCGGTAATAGATAAATCTTTTGGGTTTGACACTGCTGTGGAGGAAGCTCAACGAGCGATTAACGCAGCACATGTTGAAGCCGAGAGTAATGAGAATGGTATCGGTTTCGTCAAGCTTATGGGTCGTTACAGCGGTAAGTTTTTTGCTTTAaagcataacaatttaaaacctttttgaGCTGTTACTGATTTAAGGGTAGGTGATGATTGTTATTACAGGANTACATACATGATCCGGGCTGTTCCAAGCAATGCATCAGACAATGTTTACTGTACACTTCTTGCTCAGAGCGCAGTTCATGGTGCAATGGCTGGTTACACTGGCTACACCAGTGGTCTTGTCAATGGAAGACAAACATACATCCCTTACTACGTAAATTACTGATACCTGTCTAACTCTGATCTTTTGGTCCTATACTTGTGAGAAGTTCTGACTCATgtcattgttttttgtttgtttgtccttTCTGATGCAGAGGATaacagagaaacagaacaaTGTAGTAATTACGGATAGAATGTGGGCGAGGCTATTGTCTTCTACGAACCAGCCAAGTTTCTTGGGGCCTAAGGATATAtctgaagagaagaaagagatgccAGAGACGCCGCTTCTTGACGACGGAGCTGTCGATATCCCTCCTGTGACTAAAGAGGTCACTAAGTGAAGTTTCAGGGCATGATGGCACATATTCANNNNNNNNNNNNNNNNNNNNNNNNNNNNNNNNNNNNNNNNNNNNNNNNNNNNNNNNNNNNNNNNNNNNNNNNNNNNNNNNNNNNNNNNNNNNNNNNNNNNNNNNNNNNNNNNNNNNNNNNNNNNNNNNNNNNNNNNNNNNNNNNNNNNNNNNNNNNNNNNNNNNNNNNNNNNNNNNNNNNNNNNNNNNNNNNNNNNNNNNNNNNNNNNNNNNNNNNNNNNNNNNNNNNNNNNNNNNNNNNNNNNNNNNNNNNNNNNNNNNNNNNNNNNNNNNNNNNNNNNNNNNNNNNNNNNNNNNNNNNNNNNNNNNNNNNNNNNNNNNNNNNNNNNNNNNNNNNNNNNNNNNNNNNNNNNNNNNNNNNNNNNNNNNNNNNNNNNNNNNNNNNNNNNNNNNNNNNNNNNNNNNNNNNNNNNNNNNNNNNNNN from Camelina sativa cultivar DH55 chromosome 2, Cs, whole genome shotgun sequence includes the following:
- the LOC104733447 gene encoding ATP-dependent 6-phosphofructokinase 7-like isoform X3; this encodes MTSPRSNKPKIVNGPGGYILQDVPHLIDYLPDLPTYTNPLQDNPAYSVVKQYFVDADDSVPEKVVVHKDGPRGIHFRRAGPRQKVYFESDEVHACIVTCGGLCPGLNTVIREIVSSLSYMYGVKKILGIDGGYRGFYAKNTIPLNSKVVNDIHKRGGTILGTSRGGHDTTKIVDSIQDRGINQVYIIGGDGTQRGASVIFEEIRRRGLKVAVVGIPKTIDNDIPVIDKSFGFDTAVEEAQRAINAAHVEAESNENGIGFVKLMGRYSGFIAMYATLASRDVDCCLIPESPFYLEGEGGLLEFIEKRLKEHGHMVIVLAEGAGQDLMSKSMESTLKDASGNKLLKDVGLWLAQSIKVRLLS
- the LOC104733410 gene encoding NAC domain-containing protein 10-like isoform X3 translates to MKSSKFNLIDSKLEEHHHLCGSKHCPGCGRMIQAATKPNWIGLPAGVKFDPTDQELIEHLEAKVKGKDKNEKWSSSHPLIDEFIPTIDGEDGICYTHPQKLPGVTRDGLSKHFFHKPSRAYTTGTRKRRKIIQTDHGSELTGSSETRWHKTGKTRPVMTNGQQRGCKKILVLYTNFGKNRRPEKTNWVMHQYHLGINEEEREGELVVSKIFYQTQPRQCVSNIHWSDHHGSKEVTGIGVGDEISGVAAALQSLGSGDVVSRVRTNPYTRGFDEGTAEASKGRENQRVSGTCEEVHDGIIRPSTTSSVSSHHMIHDHNQHHQIGDRREFHISSYPMTPTITSQHESIFNVTSTMPFQQLRGRSSGSGLEDLIMGCTTATCTQDEHSEANTPQNAEWLTFPPYWNQAGSEGQNQKF
- the LOC104733440 gene encoding ATP-dependent 6-phosphofructokinase 7-like codes for the protein MIRAVPSNASDNVYCTLLAQSAVHGAMAGYTGYTSGLVNGRQTYIPYYRITEKQNNVVITDRMWARLLSSTNQPSFLGPKDISEEKKEMPETPLLDDGAVDIPPVTKEVTK
- the LOC104733410 gene encoding NAC domain-containing protein 10-like isoform X1 — translated: MKSSKFNLIDSKLEEHHHLCGSKHCPGCGRMIQAATKPNWIGLPAGVKFDPTDQELIEHLEAKVKGKDKNEKWSSSHPLIDEFIPTIDGEDGICYTHPQKLPGVTRDGLSKHFFHKPSRAYTTGTRKRRKIIQTDHGSELTGSSETRWHKTGKTRPVMTNGQQRGCKKILVLYTNFGKNRRPEKTNWVMHQYHLGINEEEREGELVVSKIFYQTQPRQCVSNIHWSDHHGSKEVTGIGVGDEISGVAAALQSLGSGDVVSRVRTNPYTRGFDEGTAEASKGRENQRVSGTCEEVHDGIIRPSTTSSVSSHHMIHDHNQHHQIGDRREFHISSYPMTPTITSQHESIFNVTSTMPFQQQQLRGRSSGSGLEDLIMGCTTATCTQDEHSEANTPQNAEWLTFPPYWNQAGSEGQNQKF
- the LOC104733410 gene encoding NAC domain-containing protein 10-like isoform X2, whose protein sequence is MKSSKFNLIDSKLEEHHHLCGSKHCPGCGRMIQAATKPNWIGLPAGVKFDPTDQELIEHLEAKVKGKDKNEKWSSSHPLIDEFIPTIDGEDGICYTHPQKLPGVTRDGLSKHFFHKPSRAYTTGTRKRRKIIQTDHGSELTGSSETRWHKTGKTRPVMTNGQQRGCKKILVLYTNFGKNRRPEKTNWVMHQYHLGINEEEREGELVVSKIFYQTQPRQCVSNIHWSDHHGSKEVTGIGVGDEISGVAAALQSLGSGDVVSRVRTNPYTRGFDEGTAEASKGRENQRVSGTCEEVHDGIIRPSTTSSVSSHHMIHDHNQHHQIGDRREFHISSYPMTPTITSQHESIFNVTSTMPFQQQLRGRSSGSGLEDLIMGCTTATCTQDEHSEANTPQNAEWLTFPPYWNQAGSEGQNQKF
- the LOC104733447 gene encoding ATP-dependent 6-phosphofructokinase 7-like isoform X2 — encoded protein: MTSPRSNKPKIVNGPGGYILQDVPHLIDYLPDLPTYTNPLQDNPAYSVVKQYFVDADDSVPEKVVVHKDGPRGIHFRRAGPRQKVYFESDEVHACIVTCGGLCPGLNTVIREIVSSLSYMYGVKKILGIDGGYRGFYAKNTIPLNSKVVNDIHKRGGTILGTSRGGHDTTKIVDSIQDRGINQVYIIGGDGTQRGASVIFEEIRRRGLKVAVVGIPKTIDNDIPVIDKSFGFDTAVEEAQRAINAAHVEAESNENGIGFVKLMGRYSGFIAMYATLASRDVDCCLIPESPFYLEGEGGLLEFIEKRLKEHGHMVIVLAEGAGQDLMSKSMESTLKDASGNKLLKDVGLWLAQSIKVRLLS
- the LOC104733410 gene encoding NAC domain-containing protein 10-like isoform X4, producing the protein MKSSKFNLIDSKLEEHHHLCGSKHCPGCGRMIQAATKPNWIGLPAGVKFDPTDQELIEHLEAKVKGKDKNEKWSSSHPLIDEFIPTIDGEDGICYTHPQKLPGVTRDGLSKHFFHKPSRAYTTGTRKRRKIIQTDHGSELTGSSETRWHKTGKTRPVMTNGQQRGCKKILVLYTNFGKNRRPEKTNWVMHQYHLGINEEEREGELVVSKIFYQTQPRQCVSNIHWSDHHGSKEVTGIGVGDEISGVAAALQSLGSGDVVSRVRTNPYTRGFDEGTAEASKGRENQRVSGTCEEVHDGIIRPSTTSSVSSHHMIHDHNQHHQIGDRREFHISSYPMTPTITSQHESIFNVTSTMPFQRSVVWFGIRRPNYGLYHSYLHTRRKFLTNMCI
- the LOC104733447 gene encoding ATP-dependent 6-phosphofructokinase 7-like isoform X1, translating into MTSPRSNKPKIVNGPGGYILQDVPHLIDYLPDLPTYTNPLQDNPAYSVVKQYFVDADDSVPEKVVVHKDGPRGIHFRRAGPRQKVYFESDEVHACIVTCGGLCPGLNTVIREIVSSLSYMYGVKKILGIDGGYRGFYAKNTIPLNSKVVNDIHKRGGTILGTSRGGHDTTKIVDSIQDRGINQVYIIGGDGTQRGASVIFEEIRRRGLKVAVVGIPKTIDNDIPVIDKSFGFDTAVEEAQRAINAAHVEAESNENGIGFVKLMGRYSGFIAMYATLASRDVDCCLIPESPFYLEGEGGLLEFIEKRLKEHGHMVIVLAEGAGQDLMSKSMESTLKDASGNKLLKDVGLWLAQSIKVRLLS